One Rhodobacteraceae bacterium M385 genomic region harbors:
- a CDS encoding cob(I)yrinic acid a,c-diamide adenosyltransferase, which yields MVVLNKIYTRTGDAGETALGDGSRVAKHSQRVSAYGTVDELNATLGVARLHAEGEMANRLAMIQNDLFDLGADLCTPNMDQDAEREYPPLRIASAQVDRLEVEIDQMNPLLSPLRSFILPGGSPLAAHLHICRTVCRRAERLSVELSQVEAVNPAGIKYLNRLSDWFFVAGRIANNNGADDILWVPGANR from the coding sequence ATGGTTGTCCTGAACAAAATTTACACACGCACCGGTGACGCGGGCGAAACCGCCCTTGGTGACGGGTCCCGCGTGGCCAAACATTCGCAACGGGTGTCGGCCTATGGCACCGTGGACGAGTTGAACGCGACCCTTGGCGTGGCCCGCCTTCATGCCGAGGGCGAAATGGCCAACCGCCTCGCCATGATCCAGAACGACCTGTTCGATCTGGGCGCAGACCTGTGCACGCCCAATATGGACCAAGACGCCGAGCGTGAATATCCGCCCCTGCGCATCGCCAGCGCTCAAGTGGACCGTTTGGAGGTTGAGATTGACCAGATGAACCCGCTTCTCTCGCCGCTGCGATCGTTCATCCTACCCGGGGGCTCTCCCTTGGCCGCCCACCTTCACATTTGCCGCACGGTTTGCCGCCGGGCCGAACGCCTGTCGGTGGAGTTATCGCAGGTCGAGGCCGTGAACCCCGCGGGGATCAAATACCTCAACCGCCTGTCGGATTGGTTCTTCGTGGCGGGGCGCATTGCCAACAACAATGGCGCGGATGATATCCTTTGGGTGCCCGGCGCGAACCGGTAG
- a CDS encoding twin transmembrane helix small protein has product MLNDPLLIAGLVACLAVLVILLLGINSFRKGGTEGAKRSNKFMQLRIAMQFVAILLLLAFVYFRQQSGG; this is encoded by the coding sequence ATGCTAAACGATCCCCTACTTATCGCCGGTCTCGTGGCCTGCCTCGCTGTGTTGGTCATCCTTTTGTTGGGCATAAACTCGTTCCGCAAAGGCGGCACCGAGGGTGCGAAACGGTCCAACAAGTTCATGCAATTGCGCATCGCCATGCAGTTCGTCGCAATTCTTCTGCTGCTGGCATTCGTCTATTTCCGTCAGCAATCAGGAGGGTAA
- a CDS encoding SDR family NAD(P)-dependent oxidoreductase, whose amino-acid sequence MTRSILITGSSSGIGYAAAQTLHQRGWRVFACVRNSADRARLEAEGLESGILDVSDATSIEAGLAGVLDRTGGTLDALFNNAGFGLPGLVEDLPTDALRETFETNVFGLHHLTRAVIPTMRAQGHGRIVQHSSGFGRHVMQWRGAYNASKHALEGLTDTLRLEMHGSGIHISTLNTGPVTSRFRVNSIAPFERWIDWENSVDPDRYRRGLLKHLYEDSGPAPFQREPDAVVRRLIHAIEHPNPRPRYHITPAVHIAEGLRRAFPQRVIDAIAARL is encoded by the coding sequence GTGACACGATCCATCCTGATTACCGGTAGTTCCTCGGGCATCGGCTATGCGGCGGCCCAAACCCTGCACCAACGGGGATGGCGCGTCTTCGCCTGTGTCCGCAATAGCGCCGACCGCGCCCGGCTAGAGGCAGAGGGACTGGAAAGCGGCATCCTAGATGTCAGCGACGCCACCAGCATCGAAGCGGGCTTGGCTGGTGTGCTGGATCGCACCGGCGGCACGCTGGACGCTTTGTTCAACAACGCCGGTTTTGGCCTTCCGGGGCTGGTGGAAGATCTGCCTACTGACGCCCTTCGCGAGACATTTGAAACCAACGTCTTTGGCCTGCATCACCTGACCCGTGCCGTCATCCCCACCATGCGGGCGCAAGGGCATGGACGTATCGTCCAACATTCCTCGGGGTTCGGGCGGCACGTGATGCAATGGCGCGGTGCCTATAATGCCTCGAAACATGCGCTAGAGGGGCTGACCGATACCCTGCGTCTGGAAATGCACGGCTCTGGCATCCACATCTCGACCCTCAACACCGGGCCTGTCACGTCGAGGTTCCGGGTAAATTCCATCGCACCGTTTGAGCGTTGGATCGATTGGGAGAACTCGGTGGACCCTGATCGGTACAGACGAGGACTACTCAAGCACCTCTATGAAGATAGCGGCCCCGCCCCGTTTCAACGCGAACCCGATGCCGTCGTGCGCCGCCTGATCCACGCGATTGAGCACCCAAACCCGCGCCCACGCTACCACATCACCCCCGCCGTCCATATCGCCGAGGGCTTGCGCCGTGCCTTTCCTCAGCGTGTCATCGACGCCATTGCCGCCCGCCTGTAG
- a CDS encoding SH3 domain-containing protein, producing MIRLTVTLIVALYIVLIVVPPADHGENVTVTRSEGQNWLLAIISDAEEGAQRPPRNRTPSARALRSSLTDGLVETDAGYALDTAAGERLDIAAIINPVELLPQGNDTASEVAFVNVAAPTQAPLADETQPTAAPIWRVAASAVNFREGPSTNTRVLTSLTRGEEVEFLADAPDNWARLRVVSSGIEGYMAAQFLEPAS from the coding sequence ATGATCCGCCTGACCGTCACGTTGATTGTGGCTTTATACATTGTGCTGATTGTCGTGCCGCCTGCGGACCACGGCGAGAACGTAACTGTGACCCGGTCCGAGGGACAGAACTGGCTTTTGGCCATAATCTCGGACGCCGAAGAGGGGGCACAGCGCCCGCCGCGTAATCGCACACCTTCGGCGCGCGCTCTGCGCTCCTCTTTGACAGATGGCTTGGTGGAAACCGACGCGGGCTATGCTTTGGATACGGCGGCGGGTGAACGGCTCGATATCGCCGCCATTATCAACCCGGTCGAACTTCTCCCCCAAGGCAACGACACCGCCAGTGAGGTCGCGTTTGTTAACGTTGCCGCGCCCACGCAGGCTCCTCTCGCTGACGAGACCCAACCAACCGCTGCGCCGATCTGGCGCGTGGCCGCCAGCGCGGTGAACTTCCGCGAAGGGCCTTCCACGAACACCCGGGTGCTCACGTCTCTGACACGGGGGGAAGAGGTGGAATTCCTCGCCGATGCCCCCGACAACTGGGCGCGCCTGCGCGTCGTCAGCTCGGGCATCGAAGGCTATATGGCTGCGCAGTTTCTTGAACCGGCAAGCTGA
- a CDS encoding DNA topoisomerase IV subunit A, with protein MSSDNDTQDDRSVSEPLSRAIGSRYLQYALSTIMHRALPDARDGLKPVHRRILYAMRELRLASNGGFRKSAKISGDVMGNYHPHGDAAIYDAMARLAQDFVIRYPLVDGQGNFGNIDGDNPAAARYTEARMTAMAEALLEGLSEDAVNFRDNYDGTLQEPEVLPAQVPNLLANGSSGIAVGMATNIPPHNLDELIAACLHLIKTPDARDETLLNYVQGPDFPTGGVIVEPKESMAETYRTGKGGFRVRAKYEVEDLGRGQWQIVVTEIPYQVQKSKLIEKLAELIQLKKMPILADVRDESADDIRIILEPRAKTVDPDVLMAALFRQSDLENRFSLNMNVLIDGRTPKVCSLKEVLRAFLDHRQDVLLRRSRHRMAQIDHRLEVLEGFLIAFLNLDRVIDIIRYDDSPKAALMREDWGQEFTRALDEKDYVSPGPGEGELTEVQVEAILNMRLRSLRRLEEMELQAERDRLMEERATLEDLLAEEGLQWDRIAEELKEVRKTFGAKVEGGARRTQFADAGSVEEVSLEAMIEREPVTIVCSQMGWIRAMKGHVDLTAEMKFRDGDGPRFAIHAETTDKLLILGSTGRVYTLGANGLPGGRGLGEPLRLMVDLPNEVQIVDLFVHKPGAKRLMASSAGDGFLVAEEDILAQTRSGKQVLNVKDGVTAMVCRAVAEGEDHVAVVGENRKLLVFPLDELPEMGRGKGVRLQRFKDGGMSDARTFRLADGLTWLDPAGRTRTETELTEWTAKRASAGRMAPRGFPRDNRFN; from the coding sequence ATGAGCAGTGATAACGATACACAAGATGACCGTTCCGTTTCGGAGCCGTTGAGCCGCGCAATCGGCTCGCGCTACTTGCAGTATGCGCTCTCTACAATCATGCACCGTGCGCTGCCCGATGCCCGCGATGGGTTGAAACCCGTCCACCGCCGAATCCTCTATGCGATGCGCGAGTTGCGGCTGGCGTCCAACGGCGGTTTCCGTAAATCCGCCAAGATCAGCGGCGATGTGATGGGGAACTATCACCCCCACGGGGACGCCGCGATTTATGACGCGATGGCGCGTTTGGCGCAGGATTTTGTGATCCGCTATCCGCTGGTGGATGGCCAGGGCAACTTCGGTAACATTGACGGTGATAACCCCGCCGCCGCGCGCTACACCGAAGCGCGCATGACCGCGATGGCGGAGGCTTTGCTTGAAGGCTTGTCCGAGGACGCGGTTAACTTCCGTGACAACTATGACGGCACCTTGCAGGAGCCGGAGGTTCTGCCCGCGCAGGTGCCGAACCTTCTGGCGAATGGCTCTAGCGGGATCGCGGTGGGGATGGCGACGAATATCCCGCCCCATAACCTTGATGAGCTGATCGCGGCCTGTTTGCATCTAATCAAGACGCCGGATGCCCGTGACGAGACCTTGCTGAACTACGTCCAAGGCCCAGATTTCCCCACCGGCGGCGTGATCGTTGAGCCGAAGGAAAGCATGGCCGAGACTTACCGTACCGGCAAAGGCGGCTTCCGGGTGCGGGCGAAATACGAGGTTGAGGATTTGGGCCGGGGGCAGTGGCAGATCGTTGTCACCGAAATCCCCTATCAGGTGCAGAAATCCAAGCTGATCGAGAAGCTGGCCGAGTTGATCCAGCTGAAGAAGATGCCGATTCTGGCAGATGTGCGCGATGAATCCGCCGATGACATTCGCATCATTCTGGAACCGCGTGCGAAAACCGTCGATCCCGATGTTCTGATGGCGGCTCTGTTCCGGCAATCGGACCTAGAGAATCGCTTTAGCCTAAACATGAACGTGCTGATCGACGGGCGCACGCCAAAGGTGTGCTCGCTCAAGGAAGTGCTGCGGGCGTTCCTCGATCATCGCCAAGACGTACTTTTGCGCCGCTCGCGCCACCGGATGGCGCAGATTGATCACCGGCTGGAGGTTCTTGAAGGCTTCCTGATTGCGTTCCTGAACCTTGACCGGGTGATTGATATCATCCGCTACGACGACAGCCCCAAAGCCGCGTTGATGCGCGAAGATTGGGGGCAGGAATTCACCCGTGCGTTGGATGAGAAAGACTACGTCTCGCCCGGCCCCGGCGAGGGTGAGTTGACGGAAGTGCAGGTTGAGGCGATCCTCAACATGCGCCTGCGGTCGTTGCGCCGTTTGGAAGAGATGGAGCTTCAGGCCGAGCGTGACCGCCTGATGGAAGAACGTGCGACGCTGGAAGATTTGCTGGCCGAGGAGGGGCTGCAATGGGACCGCATCGCCGAAGAGTTGAAAGAGGTTCGCAAGACCTTTGGTGCCAAGGTCGAAGGCGGCGCCCGGCGCACGCAGTTCGCCGATGCAGGCAGCGTTGAAGAGGTCTCGCTTGAGGCGATGATTGAACGCGAACCCGTGACAATCGTGTGCAGCCAGATGGGCTGGATCAGGGCGATGAAGGGCCATGTCGACCTGACCGCCGAGATGAAGTTCCGCGACGGCGATGGCCCGCGTTTCGCGATTCATGCTGAAACGACGGACAAGCTGCTGATCCTTGGCTCTACGGGCCGGGTCTATACGCTGGGGGCCAACGGCCTGCCCGGTGGGCGCGGTTTGGGCGAGCCGTTGCGACTGATGGTGGACCTGCCCAATGAGGTGCAGATCGTTGATCTGTTCGTCCACAAGCCCGGCGCGAAGCGGTTGATGGCCTCTAGCGCCGGTGACGGTTTCTTGGTGGCCGAGGAAGATATCCTTGCGCAAACCCGCTCGGGCAAGCAGGTGCTGAACGTCAAAGACGGCGTCACAGCCATGGTGTGCCGTGCGGTGGCCGAGGGTGAAGACCACGTCGCCGTGGTCGGAGAGAATCGCAAGCTTCTGGTCTTCCCGCTGGACGAACTACCAGAGATGGGTCGAGGCAAGGGCGTGCGACTGCAACGGTTCAAAGACGGCGGTATGTCCGACGCGCGAACCTTCCGTCTGGCCGATGGCCTGACCTGGCTAGACCCGGCGGGCCGCACACGTACAGAGACAGAGCTGACCGAGTGGACCGCCAAACGCGCCAGCGCCGGCCGCATGGCCCCACGTGGGTTCCCAAGAGACAACCGGTTTAACTAA
- the tuf gene encoding elongation factor Tu — protein MAKEKFERSKPHVNIGTIGHVDHGKTTLTAAITKQFGDFRAYDEIDGAPEEKARGITISTAHVEYETETRHYAHVDCPGHADYVKNMITGAAQMDGAILVVNAADGPMPQTREHILLGRQVGIPYMVVYMNKVDQVDDEELLELVEMEIRELLSSYEYPGDDIPVIPGSALAALEDRDDAIGKDSIAKLMAAVDDYIPTPARAVDQPFLMPIEDVFSISGRGTVVTGRVERGVINVGEEIEIVGIRDTTKTTCTGVEMFRKLLDRGEAGDNIGALLRGVDREGVERGQILCKPGSVKPHTKFEAEAYILTKEEGGRHTPFFANYRPQFYFRTTDVTGTVELPAGTEMVMPGDNLKFNVELIAPIAMEDGLRFAIREGGRTVGAGVVAKIIE, from the coding sequence ATGGCAAAGGAAAAGTTTGAACGCTCTAAGCCGCATGTGAACATCGGCACGATTGGTCACGTTGACCACGGCAAGACGACGCTGACGGCGGCGATCACCAAGCAGTTTGGTGACTTCCGCGCGTATGACGAGATTGACGGTGCGCCCGAAGAGAAAGCGCGCGGGATCACCATCTCGACGGCGCACGTTGAGTACGAGACGGAGACCCGTCATTACGCGCACGTGGACTGCCCCGGGCACGCTGACTATGTGAAGAACATGATCACCGGTGCGGCTCAGATGGACGGCGCGATCTTGGTGGTTAACGCCGCTGACGGTCCTATGCCTCAGACGCGCGAGCACATCTTGCTCGGTCGTCAGGTCGGCATTCCGTACATGGTTGTTTACATGAACAAAGTTGACCAGGTTGACGACGAGGAGCTGCTGGAGCTCGTGGAAATGGAAATCCGCGAACTGCTGTCTTCCTACGAGTACCCTGGCGACGACATTCCTGTGATCCCTGGTTCGGCTCTGGCCGCTCTGGAAGACCGCGACGATGCGATCGGCAAAGACTCCATCGCCAAGCTGATGGCGGCTGTGGACGATTACATCCCGACGCCCGCGCGCGCCGTGGACCAGCCGTTCCTGATGCCGATCGAAGACGTGTTCTCGATCTCTGGCCGTGGCACGGTTGTGACCGGTCGTGTTGAGCGTGGCGTGATCAACGTCGGCGAAGAAATCGAGATCGTGGGCATCCGCGACACCACCAAGACGACTTGCACGGGCGTTGAAATGTTCCGCAAGCTTCTGGACCGTGGTGAGGCGGGCGACAACATCGGCGCGCTGCTGCGTGGTGTTGACCGTGAGGGTGTTGAGCGCGGGCAGATTCTCTGCAAGCCGGGTTCTGTCAAGCCGCACACGAAGTTCGAAGCCGAGGCGTATATCCTGACCAAGGAAGAGGGTGGCCGTCACACGCCGTTCTTCGCCAACTACCGTCCTCAGTTCTACTTCCGTACCACGGACGTAACGGGCACGGTTGAGCTCCCAGCGGGCACCGAGATGGTGATGCCGGGCGACAACCTGAAGTTCAACGTTGAGCTGATCGCCCCAATCGCGATGGAAGACGGCCTGCGTTTCGCCATCCGTGAAGGTGGCCGGACCGTTGGTGCTGGTGTTGTTGCGAAGATCATCGAGTAA
- a CDS encoding GNAT family N-acetyltransferase — translation MQDLSPAPRLTTDRLLLRGPERGDLPAFTRFVTSAPSMVAQGEADTAEQAWFAFMAGIGHWHWHGFGFFVLVEKRTGLPVGRVGLIQHSNWPDVELAWHLFEGAEGKGFATEAGIAVKAWAREALGLEQLYSYIDITNTRSQAVARRLGATTDGTRAAHEEEAEVWVHTVDATPHPW, via the coding sequence ATGCAAGACCTATCTCCCGCCCCCAGGTTAACGACAGATCGCTTGCTACTACGCGGCCCCGAACGCGGTGACCTGCCCGCTTTCACCCGCTTTGTCACCAGCGCCCCTTCCATGGTTGCGCAGGGGGAGGCCGACACAGCGGAGCAAGCATGGTTCGCCTTCATGGCCGGGATCGGCCACTGGCATTGGCACGGATTCGGTTTTTTTGTTCTGGTCGAGAAACGAACAGGGCTTCCCGTCGGTCGGGTGGGTTTGATCCAGCATTCAAACTGGCCCGATGTGGAATTGGCCTGGCATCTGTTTGAAGGGGCCGAGGGGAAAGGCTTCGCCACGGAAGCCGGGATCGCTGTCAAAGCTTGGGCACGAGAGGCCCTGGGGCTGGAGCAGCTCTATAGCTACATCGACATAACCAACACACGGTCACAGGCTGTGGCCAGAAGGCTTGGTGCGACAACGGATGGCACGCGCGCAGCCCATGAGGAGGAGGCCGAAGTGTGGGTTCATACCGTGGACGCCACGCCACACCCTTGGTGA
- a CDS encoding YdcF family protein, translating into MTAILILGAAVWRDGPSPTLRRRTLHGAALFHAGRGTIVIPCGGLGRFPPTEAKAMSAILQDAGVPTNAIRLEDTSTNTLENIRNAIPLLQGETDVLIVSDAYHLPRARLIARREGLRVTTSAPPLKGARLWPQIKGWLREIPGVIAVLTGIR; encoded by the coding sequence GTGACAGCAATCCTGATTTTAGGCGCCGCTGTTTGGCGCGATGGCCCCTCGCCCACATTGCGGCGGCGAACGCTCCATGGCGCCGCGCTTTTTCATGCGGGGCGCGGGACGATTGTGATTCCCTGCGGCGGTCTGGGGCGTTTCCCCCCGACCGAGGCCAAGGCGATGTCCGCGATCTTGCAAGACGCGGGCGTGCCGACCAACGCAATCCGGTTGGAAGACACCTCTACCAACACCTTAGAGAACATCCGCAACGCGATCCCTTTGCTACAGGGCGAAACCGATGTGTTGATCGTATCGGATGCCTATCACCTGCCCCGTGCCCGCCTGATTGCCCGACGCGAAGGCTTGCGTGTGACGACCAGCGCCCCGCCCCTGAAAGGCGCACGGCTGTGGCCGCAGATCAAAGGTTGGCTGCGAGAAATCCCCGGTGTCATCGCGGTTCTGACAGGGATTCGCTGA
- the secE gene encoding preprotein translocase subunit SecE, whose product MTNPFQFLQQTRSEVAKVVWPTRREVLVTTAMVFVMAVIAAIFFFGVDWAIRNALELILTSFG is encoded by the coding sequence ATGACAAACCCGTTCCAGTTTTTGCAGCAAACCCGCTCTGAAGTGGCGAAAGTTGTCTGGCCGACCCGCCGCGAAGTGCTGGTTACCACAGCTATGGTCTTTGTCATGGCCGTTATCGCCGCGATCTTCTTCTTCGGCGTTGATTGGGCGATCCGCAACGCGCTTGAGCTGATCCTGACCTCCTTCGGTTAA
- the nusG gene encoding transcription termination/antitermination protein NusG translates to MAKRWYSVSVLSNFEKRIAEQIRTAVAEKGLEDVIEEVLVPEEDVIEIRRGKKVTVPRRFMPGYVLVRMEMTDIGYHVISSIQRVTGFLGPQGRPMPMRDEEVNSILNRVEEGEASPRSTITFDVGEKVKVNDGPFEDFDGMVEEVDEENQRLKVTVSIFGRATPVELEYTQVSKQM, encoded by the coding sequence ATGGCGAAGCGCTGGTACTCGGTCTCGGTTCTGTCGAACTTTGAAAAACGCATCGCAGAGCAGATCAGGACCGCCGTGGCCGAAAAGGGCCTGGAAGACGTGATCGAAGAAGTGCTGGTGCCCGAAGAAGACGTGATCGAAATCCGTCGCGGCAAAAAGGTCACCGTACCGCGCCGCTTCATGCCCGGCTATGTGCTTGTCCGCATGGAAATGACCGACATCGGGTATCACGTGATTTCCTCGATCCAGCGGGTTACAGGTTTCCTTGGTCCCCAAGGCCGCCCCATGCCCATGCGCGATGAAGAGGTGAACTCGATCCTCAACCGCGTGGAAGAAGGCGAAGCATCGCCACGGTCCACCATCACGTTCGACGTGGGCGAGAAGGTCAAAGTCAACGACGGCCCGTTCGAGGATTTCGACGGCATGGTCGAGGAAGTGGACGAAGAGAACCAACGCCTCAAGGTTACGGTTTCCATCTTCGGCCGCGCGACGCCAGTGGAGCTGGAATACACGCAGGTTTCCAAGCAAATGTAA
- a CDS encoding LysR family transcriptional regulator: MLNSTWLETFTTLCETGHFTRTAERLNMTQPGVSQHLRKLEQQVGQGLISRQGRSFTMTPAGEAVFALGRARRAEESALREAIATDDPNTGPVNIACSGSFAMLLYPLLLPWMESAPDLSLHLHAAPQADIRAGVLEGRYDLGIFAADPDHPRLDARFLGREELCLVLPADSPKGPVSFDDLQSRGFIAHPDGFAYADDLLKMNFPEAYAGADRLRLRGSVNQIGQIPAPVAQGIGYTLLPRSGVEAFAGKADLRISPLPHRHWHELWLGQRHGRPLSARLSRASDVIAEAARQITRT, translated from the coding sequence ATGTTGAATTCCACCTGGCTCGAAACGTTCACCACTCTCTGCGAAACCGGCCACTTCACCCGCACAGCAGAGCGGCTGAACATGACACAACCGGGCGTGAGCCAACACCTGCGCAAACTTGAACAGCAAGTCGGCCAAGGGCTAATCAGCCGCCAAGGCCGCAGCTTCACGATGACACCTGCGGGCGAGGCTGTCTTTGCCCTCGGCCGCGCACGTCGTGCAGAAGAAAGCGCCCTGCGCGAGGCGATTGCCACAGACGACCCGAACACCGGCCCGGTCAACATCGCCTGCTCCGGCAGCTTCGCCATGTTGCTCTATCCGCTGCTCTTACCGTGGATGGAATCTGCGCCGGACCTCTCGCTGCATCTTCACGCCGCCCCTCAGGCCGACATCCGCGCGGGGGTTCTGGAGGGTCGCTATGACCTCGGCATCTTCGCCGCCGACCCGGACCATCCACGGCTGGACGCACGCTTTTTGGGTCGGGAGGAACTTTGCCTTGTGCTTCCTGCCGATTCACCGAAAGGGCCCGTCAGCTTCGACGATCTGCAAAGCCGCGGGTTCATCGCCCATCCGGACGGCTTCGCCTATGCCGATGACCTCCTGAAAATGAACTTCCCCGAAGCCTACGCCGGCGCTGACCGACTGCGCCTGCGGGGCAGCGTGAACCAGATCGGACAGATTCCCGCCCCGGTGGCGCAGGGCATCGGCTACACGCTCCTGCCCCGCAGCGGAGTTGAGGCCTTCGCCGGAAAGGCTGACCTCCGCATTTCTCCGCTGCCCCACCGCCATTGGCACGAGCTATGGCTCGGGCAGCGCCACGGGCGCCCGCTTTCGGCCCGCCTCAGCCGTGCCAGCGACGTGATCGCCGAAGCCGCCCGGCAGATCACTCGGACTTGA
- a CDS encoding lactoylglutathione lyase family protein, whose product MTPTPRTFSHIGLSVPDLEAAVKFYSEVLGFYVVMQPTEAAEDDSAIAVMCTDVFGPGWGSLRIAHLSTADGIGIEIFEFPDNYAPEEKLEHRRHGTFHFAIQDPDVEGLVERIVAAGGRQRMPVREYFPGEKPYRMVYVEDPFGIVFELYSHSYELTYSAGAYA is encoded by the coding sequence ATGACACCCACCCCGCGCACCTTTTCCCATATTGGTCTTTCGGTCCCCGACCTTGAAGCCGCCGTAAAGTTCTATTCCGAAGTTCTTGGCTTCTACGTCGTCATGCAGCCCACGGAAGCGGCGGAGGACGACAGCGCCATAGCCGTAATGTGCACCGACGTATTCGGGCCCGGTTGGGGCTCGCTCCGGATCGCACATCTGTCGACTGCCGATGGCATCGGCATCGAGATCTTCGAGTTCCCGGACAATTATGCCCCGGAGGAAAAGCTGGAGCACAGGCGCCACGGCACCTTCCATTTCGCGATCCAAGATCCCGACGTTGAAGGGTTGGTCGAACGGATCGTCGCCGCCGGAGGCCGCCAGCGGATGCCAGTGCGGGAGTATTTTCCGGGAGAGAAGCCCTACCGGATGGTCTATGTGGAAGACCCCTTTGGTATCGTGTTCGAATTATACAGTCACAGCTACGAGTTGACTTACTCGGCGGGGGCTTACGCCTAA
- the rplK gene encoding 50S ribosomal protein L11, which produces MAKKLVGSMKLQIPAGQANPSPPVGPALGQRGINIMEFCKAFNAKTQEMEQGAPCPTVIQYYQDKSFTMDIKTPPASYYLKKAAGLKNVGKRNRPRGAELPGRETVASITSKQLREIAEAKMVDLSANDVEAAMKIILGSAKSMGIEVKG; this is translated from the coding sequence ATGGCCAAGAAACTCGTCGGCTCGATGAAGCTGCAGATCCCTGCAGGTCAAGCCAACCCAAGCCCCCCAGTGGGCCCTGCGCTGGGTCAGCGCGGCATCAACATCATGGAATTCTGCAAGGCGTTCAACGCCAAGACGCAGGAAATGGAGCAAGGCGCCCCTTGCCCGACCGTGATTCAGTACTACCAAGACAAATCCTTCACGATGGACATCAAGACGCCACCTGCGTCGTACTATCTGAAGAAAGCAGCTGGCCTGAAGAACGTCGGCAAGCGTAACCGTCCTCGGGGTGCCGAGCTGCCCGGTCGTGAGACCGTGGCCTCGATCACGTCCAAGCAGCTGCGCGAGATCGCAGAAGCCAAGATGGTAGACCTCAGCGCGAACGACGTTGAAGCAGCAATGAAAATCATCCTTGGCTCCGCCAAGTCGATGGGCATCGAGGTGAAGGGGTAA
- the rplA gene encoding 50S ribosomal protein L1, protein MGKVGKRFTAAKAAFEGQENVTVEEAVALIKANSKTKFDETVEIALKLGVDPRHADQMVRGTVNLPNGTGKTVRVAVFARGPKADEATAAGADIVGAEDLMETVQSGKIDFDRCIATPDMMPIVGRLGKVLGPRNLMPNPKIGTVTMDVKEAVEAAKGGQVQFKAEKAGVVHAGVGKVSFSEAQLVENIRAFVDAVSKAKPTGAKGSYMQKINLSSTMGPGVSLNVDNATGN, encoded by the coding sequence ATGGGTAAAGTGGGAAAACGCTTCACCGCTGCTAAAGCAGCCTTTGAAGGTCAAGAGAACGTCACGGTTGAAGAAGCTGTTGCGCTGATCAAAGCCAACTCGAAGACCAAATTCGATGAAACGGTCGAGATCGCCCTGAAGCTTGGCGTTGATCCTCGTCACGCAGACCAAATGGTTCGTGGCACGGTCAACCTGCCAAACGGCACCGGTAAAACAGTTCGTGTGGCTGTGTTCGCTCGGGGCCCCAAGGCTGATGAAGCCACGGCTGCTGGCGCGGATATCGTCGGCGCAGAAGACCTGATGGAAACCGTGCAAAGCGGCAAGATCGACTTCGATCGCTGCATCGCAACACCTGACATGATGCCCATCGTTGGTCGTCTGGGTAAGGTGCTTGGCCCCCGGAACCTGATGCCGAACCCAAAAATCGGCACAGTGACCATGGACGTTAAAGAGGCCGTTGAAGCCGCCAAAGGCGGTCAGGTCCAGTTCAAGGCCGAGAAAGCCGGTGTCGTTCACGCAGGCGTTGGCAAGGTTTCCTTCTCGGAAGCTCAGCTTGTTGAAAACATCCGCGCGTTCGTGGATGCGGTTTCCAAGGCGAAGCCAACAGGCGCCAAAGGTTCCTACATGCAGAAGATCAACCTGTCCTCCACCATGGGTCCAGGCGTGTCTTTGAATGTGGACAACGCGACAGGCAACTAA